One stretch of Tenrec ecaudatus isolate mTenEca1 chromosome 18, mTenEca1.hap1, whole genome shotgun sequence DNA includes these proteins:
- the DDX28 gene encoding putative ATP-dependent RNA helicase DDX28 gives MGLPRCVRLLSLTPGLLSAPRRGLAVHGPEETLPVVRIPRALQRRQEQRQGGRRSGPQPVLARPGPLLVSARRPELNQPARLTLGRWERAPLASRGWKHRRARGDHFSIERDQPLAPALRNRSSQDSFANLGLEPRVLGALREAAPEVVSPTTVQLSTIPPLLRGRHVLCAAETGSGKTLSYLLPLFQRLLGRPSLHPGCIPAPLGLVLVPSRELAEQVHAVALPLGSSLGLLVRELRGGHGMTKIQLQLSKQPPAAVLVATPGALWKALKGRLVSLEQLSFLVLDEADTLLDESFLELVDYILEKSHLAESPADLKDPFNPKAQLVLVGATFPEGAGQLLSKVTRPEAVTTITSSRLHCIMPHVRQTFMRLKGVAKVTELVQILKQHDKATRAGPSGAVLVFCNSSTTVNWLGYILDDHKIPHLRLQGQMPAAMRAGIFQGFQKGSQDILLCTDIASRGLDSTHVELVVNYDFPFTLQDYIHRAGRVGRVGSRVPGTVISFVTHPWDVGLVQKIELAARRRRSLPGLESSVREPSPQQPDGV, from the coding sequence ATGGGCTTGCCGCGGTGCGTGCGGCTCCTGTCCCTCACCCCCGGGCTGCTCTCGGCTCCCCGGCGGGGCCTGGCGGTCCACGGCCCGGAGGAGACCCTGCCGGTGGTGCGTATCCCGCGGGCTCTGCAGCGGCGACAGGAGCAGCGGCAGGGCGGGCGGCGGAGCGGTCCGCAGCCGGTGCTGGCGCGACCAGGGCCGTTACTGGTGTCCGCTCGGCGACCCGAGCTGAACCAACCGGCGCGCCTCACGCTGGGCCGTTGGGAGCGCGCGCCGCTCGCCTCCCGCGGCTGGAAGCATCGGCGCGCGCGCGGGGATCACTTCTCCATCGAACGCGATCAACCGCTGGCGCCCGCGCTGCGCAACCGCTCCTCCCAGGACAGTTTTGCCAACCTGGGCCTCGAGCCCCGAGTGCTGGGCGCCCTGCGGGAGGCCGCGCCTGAAGTGGTGAGCCCCACGACCGTGCAGCTGAGCACCATCCCGCCGCTCCTTCGCGGCCGCCACGTCCTTTGCGCGGCGGAAACCGGCAGTGGGAAGACGCTCAGCTACCTCCTCCCGCTGTTCCAACGACTCTTGGGCCGACCTAGCCTGCACCCCGGCTGCATCCCCGCGCCCCTGGGCCTGGTCCTCGTGCCTTCCCGAGAATTGGCCGAGCAGGTGCACGCCGTGGCCCTGCCATTGGGCAGCTCCTTGGGCCTGCTGGTGCGGGAATTAAGGGGTGGGCACGGCATGACTAAGATCCAGCTGCAGCTGTCCAAACAGCCCCCGGCTGCGGTGCTAGTAGCCACTCCAGGGGCTCTGTGGAAGGCCCTGAAAGGGCGACTGGTCAGCCTGGAGCAGCTGTCTTTCTTGGTCCTGGATGAGGCAGACACCCTGCTGGACGAGAGCTTCCTAGAACTGGTGGACTACATCTTGGAGAAGAGCCACCTAGCGGAAAGCCCAGCCGACTTAAAAGATCCCTTCAATCCCAAAGCTCAGCTGGTGCTGGTGGGAGCCACTTTCCCTGAAGGGGCAGGCCAGCTGCTGAGTAAAGTGACAAGGCCAGAGGCcgtcaccaccatcaccagcTCCAGGCTCCACTGCATCATGCCTCATGTCAGACAGACGTTTATGAGACTCAAGGGAGTAGCGAAGGTGACCGAGTTGGTGCAGATCCTCAAGCAACATGACAAAGCCACTAGGGCCGGCCCCTCTGGAGCTGTCCTGGTGTTCTGTAATAGCTCCACCACTGTGAACTGGCTAGGATATATTCTGGACGACCACAAGATCCCACACTTAAGACTGCAGGGACAAATGCCAGCTGCCATGAGGGCAGGCATCTTCCAGGGCTTCCAGAAGGGCTCCCAAGACATACTTCTCTGTACAGACATAGCCTCTCGTGGCCTGGATAGCACCCATGTGGAGCTGGTTGTCAATTATGATTTCCCCTTCACCCTGCAAGACTACATCCACAGGGCAGGGAGGGTGGGCCGTGTGGGGAGTAGGGTGCCAGGCACTGTCATCAGCTTTGTAACGCATCCTTGGGATGTGGGTCTGGTCCAGAAAATTGAGCTGGCCGCTCGCCGAAGGAGAAGCCTTCCGGGCCTAGAGTCTTCTGTGAGAGAGCCTTCACCTCAGCAACCTGATGGAGTCTGA